Proteins from a genomic interval of Novipirellula aureliae:
- a CDS encoding GNAT family N-acetyltransferase, giving the protein MNRSFEIVQLDCLNPHHADAILNLLSEYADDPAIGRPGINEEVKSRLIGEMAKRPSVVAMLAFTSDHLESTAAVGAVICIESFSTFSAKSVINIHDLMVAKNYRGKGVGRRLLAAVEEMARTRNCSKITLEVFETNAAAKILYHRFGFQSPEADKEMGQTLFLAKPIEKA; this is encoded by the coding sequence ATGAACCGATCCTTTGAAATCGTTCAACTCGATTGCTTGAATCCGCATCATGCCGATGCAATTTTAAACCTGCTCAGTGAGTACGCGGATGATCCAGCGATCGGACGTCCGGGAATCAATGAGGAGGTAAAGAGTCGTCTGATCGGCGAGATGGCAAAGCGACCTTCTGTGGTCGCAATGTTGGCGTTTACATCAGACCATTTGGAGTCGACTGCTGCGGTTGGCGCAGTCATTTGTATCGAATCATTCTCGACCTTCTCCGCCAAGAGCGTAATCAACATCCATGATTTGATGGTGGCCAAGAACTATCGTGGCAAAGGGGTTGGGCGAAGATTGCTTGCGGCGGTTGAAGAGATGGCTCGGACACGCAACTGCTCAAAAATTACGTTAGAGGTTTTTGAGACAAATGCAGCTGCCAAAATCTTGTACCATCGCTTCGGATTTCAATCCCCCGAGGCTGACAAAGAGATGGGCCAGACACTGTTTTTGGCGAAACCGATTGAAAAAGCCTAG
- a CDS encoding B12-binding domain-containing radical SAM protein, with amino-acid sequence MKIGFLALSGLRAHDKKLLKLGLTLPGVLDRGKVLSSLPSLGLLYLAASTPAGHELHYYEAERDGSEPEDVYDCDLVAISTFSAQVFEAYAIADRLRAKGVKVAMGGLHVTVEQQEALEHADFVFLGEGEQSWNEAIPRMVAGTAKRVWDARASAPMELSSLPIPRYDLLADRPYTRFPVQTTRGCPWRCDFCASNVMFFHPYRKRSVQQIIRDVEAVKQIKKRPFIEFADDNTFVDHQWGKNLCRELIPQRVKWFTETDVSVADNPELLSLMRESGCKQVLIGIESPDPASLDGVELRANFKSRYQGDVRQAVNRIQSQGITVNGCFILGLDSHTPEIFEQVLRFANEAELWDVQITVLTPFPGTPLYQRLEAEGRLLQPNRWDLCTLFDVNFEPKQMSVEQLRKGIYWLAERLYTREAIADRRRSFLSKAFVSHRV; translated from the coding sequence ATGAAGATTGGCTTTTTAGCTCTTAGCGGTTTACGGGCCCATGACAAGAAGCTTCTGAAACTCGGACTGACGCTTCCAGGGGTCTTAGATAGAGGAAAAGTGCTGTCGTCGCTACCGAGTTTGGGACTGCTTTACTTAGCCGCATCGACACCTGCTGGGCATGAGCTTCACTACTACGAAGCTGAGCGTGATGGGAGTGAACCGGAGGATGTATACGACTGTGACCTGGTCGCAATCAGTACCTTTTCAGCTCAAGTCTTTGAAGCCTATGCAATCGCCGATCGCCTACGCGCCAAAGGAGTAAAAGTCGCAATGGGCGGCTTGCATGTTACAGTGGAGCAACAAGAAGCACTGGAGCATGCCGATTTCGTCTTTCTTGGCGAGGGTGAGCAGAGCTGGAACGAAGCGATCCCTCGAATGGTGGCTGGAACGGCAAAGCGAGTTTGGGATGCGCGGGCGTCGGCACCTATGGAACTAAGTTCGCTTCCCATTCCTCGCTATGACTTGTTGGCCGATCGACCTTACACTCGGTTTCCTGTCCAAACCACTCGCGGATGCCCGTGGCGGTGCGATTTCTGTGCTTCCAATGTGATGTTCTTCCATCCCTACCGAAAGCGTTCGGTACAGCAGATCATTCGTGACGTTGAAGCGGTGAAACAGATAAAAAAGCGTCCATTTATCGAGTTCGCCGATGACAACACCTTTGTCGATCATCAATGGGGAAAGAACCTGTGCCGCGAATTGATTCCTCAACGAGTGAAGTGGTTTACCGAAACGGATGTCTCGGTCGCTGACAATCCTGAGTTACTTTCCCTGATGCGAGAATCAGGTTGTAAGCAAGTTCTCATCGGCATCGAAAGCCCTGATCCGGCTTCGCTCGACGGCGTCGAGCTTCGTGCGAATTTTAAATCACGGTACCAAGGTGACGTTCGGCAAGCGGTGAATCGAATTCAATCTCAGGGGATCACTGTTAACGGTTGCTTTATTTTGGGTCTCGACAGCCACACGCCCGAAATTTTTGAGCAGGTGCTGCGATTCGCGAACGAAGCGGAATTGTGGGATGTGCAAATCACCGTTCTGACCCCGTTTCCGGGCACCCCGTTGTACCAACGTTTGGAGGCCGAAGGACGGCTACTCCAGCCAAACCGCTGGGATTTATGCACATTGTTTGATGTCAATTTTGAGCCGAAACAAATGTCGGTTGAACAGCTTCGAAAGGGCATTTATTGGCTTGCGGAGAGGCTGTACACTCGAGAAGCGATCGCAGACCGCCGCCGCTCGTTTCTATCCAAGGCCTTTGTGTCCCATCGTGTTTAA
- the lnt gene encoding apolipoprotein N-acyltransferase, giving the protein MSVSETSASDPQSETRFHLRYLVGIFLVAVTFRWIAQPPLSVWPLCFVALVPLLILVELRPRYSRRDYLGFWGAATIFWLVSLQGIRHANPLMYGGWFVLSAYLAVYMPLFIALTRTLRRRRLPLLAAAPLVWVGLETIRNYFATGISAAMLGHSVADVPVMIQIADLFGTYGVSFVIATVNVALFVIASIVRPVRFAKWFGDTPGRGHVVIASAIGGGLLVATIAYGQFRLSQPSTERLATFALIQRSEPVEYQQDSAREQEIFQQYARDSITAFERTNEPIDVVVWPESMFTGGYPWMIAEPDASIPGPFEGSASEFKLAIDSFRDYFLSRNADVQNVLESVNGNHGKPHLIVGCGVIRYHEKTSIHSGIVHVGTKGNIQDWYAKNHLVMFGEYIPIVRSVPWIRDGVPDGLMVTAGEGPVPMQVGNTVVLPSICIETAVERITINQMRQLDDDGKTADVVVTVTNDGWFDDSSVIDHHRRCAQLIAVGVRRPILSAANNGPTAWIDHCGRVVDSLATGSNGAIIAAPMRENRVSLYVKIGDWPAKILALFCIIVMIDRRRQAYV; this is encoded by the coding sequence ATGAGCGTTTCGGAAACGAGTGCTTCAGACCCCCAAAGCGAAACCAGATTCCACCTTCGATATCTGGTTGGGATCTTTCTCGTTGCGGTCACCTTTCGTTGGATCGCCCAGCCACCCTTGTCGGTTTGGCCGCTCTGTTTTGTTGCCCTGGTACCGCTCTTGATCCTCGTCGAACTTCGACCACGGTATTCGCGTCGGGATTACCTCGGGTTCTGGGGCGCCGCAACGATCTTTTGGCTTGTCTCTTTGCAAGGTATCCGTCATGCCAACCCGCTGATGTACGGCGGATGGTTTGTGTTGTCAGCATACTTGGCGGTCTACATGCCACTGTTCATCGCTTTGACACGCACACTCCGTCGCCGCAGGCTGCCTCTCCTCGCCGCCGCGCCACTGGTTTGGGTCGGTCTCGAAACGATTCGTAACTACTTTGCTACAGGAATCTCCGCTGCAATGCTTGGTCACTCCGTGGCCGATGTTCCCGTGATGATCCAAATCGCCGATCTGTTCGGTACCTATGGAGTCAGCTTTGTCATTGCCACCGTCAATGTCGCCCTCTTCGTAATTGCTTCGATCGTCCGCCCGGTAAGGTTCGCGAAATGGTTTGGCGACACGCCAGGACGCGGGCACGTCGTGATCGCTTCGGCGATTGGGGGCGGTTTGTTGGTGGCTACGATTGCTTATGGTCAGTTCCGATTGTCCCAACCATCGACCGAACGGCTAGCGACGTTTGCATTGATCCAGCGATCGGAGCCTGTCGAGTACCAACAAGATTCGGCCCGGGAACAAGAGATCTTCCAACAATACGCTCGCGATTCAATCACAGCCTTTGAACGAACGAACGAGCCGATCGATGTCGTCGTTTGGCCAGAATCGATGTTCACCGGCGGGTATCCTTGGATGATTGCCGAACCCGATGCATCCATTCCAGGACCTTTCGAAGGCTCCGCATCTGAATTCAAACTGGCCATCGACAGCTTTCGCGATTACTTTCTTTCTCGCAACGCCGACGTTCAAAATGTGCTCGAATCGGTCAATGGTAACCATGGCAAACCGCATTTGATCGTCGGCTGCGGCGTGATTCGCTACCACGAAAAAACAAGTATACACAGCGGAATCGTGCATGTTGGCACGAAGGGAAACATCCAAGATTGGTATGCGAAGAATCACTTGGTGATGTTTGGCGAATACATACCAATCGTTCGTTCGGTCCCCTGGATTCGCGACGGGGTCCCCGATGGCTTGATGGTCACTGCGGGGGAGGGACCGGTGCCGATGCAAGTGGGCAATACCGTCGTGCTTCCGTCGATTTGTATCGAAACGGCCGTTGAACGAATCACAATCAACCAAATGCGACAACTGGATGACGACGGAAAAACAGCGGACGTCGTCGTGACCGTGACCAACGATGGATGGTTCGATGATTCGAGCGTGATCGACCACCACCGCCGCTGTGCACAATTGATCGCTGTCGGAGTTCGACGACCTATATTGTCAGCAGCCAATAACGGACCGACGGCGTGGATCGATCATTGCGGTCGCGTAGTCGATTCGTTAGCCACTGGATCAAATGGGGCGATCATCGCAGCGCCGATGAGAGAAAATCGCGTGAGCCTTTACGTCAAGATCGGCGATTGGCCTGCCAAGATTTTAGCACTATTCTGCATCATCGTGATGATCGACCGAAGACGTCAAGCGTACGTCTAG
- the smpB gene encoding SsrA-binding protein SmpB, with product MAKNKKTKKGASGKKSTQSGLINVSENRKARHRYEIIDSVECGMMLIGSEVKSMREGKLSLDEAYIRVIKNELWLIGADIAHYNNAGMWNHDPRRPRKLLVHAREYDKFAGGALQRGLTLIPLRVYFNERGIAKCVMGLAKGKKIYDKRQTLKKRDTERGLRQAMRRA from the coding sequence ATGGCAAAGAACAAAAAGACCAAAAAGGGGGCAAGCGGCAAGAAAAGTACGCAGTCCGGCTTGATCAATGTCTCGGAAAATCGAAAAGCACGCCACCGCTACGAGATCATCGATTCCGTTGAGTGTGGAATGATGCTGATCGGTAGCGAGGTGAAATCGATGCGGGAAGGCAAATTGTCGCTTGATGAAGCCTATATCCGGGTCATTAAGAACGAATTATGGCTGATCGGAGCCGACATTGCCCATTACAACAACGCTGGAATGTGGAACCACGATCCCCGACGCCCGCGGAAATTGCTCGTTCATGCTCGCGAATATGACAAGTTCGCTGGCGGAGCACTCCAGCGTGGGTTGACGCTGATTCCGCTGCGGGTTTACTTCAACGAACGCGGGATTGCCAAATGTGTGATGGGACTGGCAAAGGGCAAAAAGATCTATGACAAACGACAAACGCTGAAAAAACGCGATACCGAACGTGGTTTACGCCAAGCGATGAGGCGTGCGTAA
- the lipA gene encoding lipoyl synthase, giving the protein MAFRLPVVSEPEMPAGADVSASGRLPRWLRRPVPRSNSNHETSGLLRELKLETVCENAKCPNRMECYSQQTATFMVLGNTCTRPCGFCAVHRGKPQLPETDEPARVAEAAARLGLKHVVITSVTRDDLPDGGAEHFYECIVAVREKTGATVEVLTPDFVQCKPSLKRVIDAVPNVFNHNMETVPRLYRRVRGPKSDYRWTLEMMRQVKRYNPSVATKSGLMLGLGEERGELLEALADLREYDVDFLTLGQYLQPGDKYLPVVRYISPEEFEEIGEIARSMGFKKVASGPFVRSSYHARDMAESV; this is encoded by the coding sequence ATGGCTTTCCGATTACCTGTTGTTTCTGAGCCCGAAATGCCCGCTGGTGCCGATGTCAGTGCATCAGGCCGGTTACCACGCTGGCTTCGACGGCCTGTTCCCCGCAGCAATTCCAATCACGAAACCTCGGGTTTGCTGCGTGAGCTAAAACTAGAGACGGTTTGCGAGAACGCGAAATGCCCGAACCGCATGGAATGCTATAGCCAGCAAACGGCGACTTTCATGGTTCTGGGGAACACGTGCACCCGCCCCTGTGGATTTTGTGCGGTCCATCGAGGCAAGCCACAATTGCCCGAAACCGACGAACCAGCCCGGGTGGCCGAAGCGGCAGCCCGTTTGGGACTCAAGCATGTCGTGATCACCAGTGTGACACGAGACGATTTGCCCGATGGTGGTGCCGAGCATTTTTACGAGTGCATTGTGGCCGTCCGCGAAAAGACGGGAGCGACGGTCGAGGTTTTGACGCCCGATTTTGTCCAATGCAAACCATCACTCAAACGCGTGATCGACGCTGTACCCAACGTTTTCAATCACAACATGGAAACGGTGCCTCGCTTGTACAGGCGAGTACGGGGCCCCAAAAGCGATTATCGCTGGACGCTCGAAATGATGCGGCAAGTCAAGCGTTACAACCCAAGCGTCGCGACCAAGAGCGGCTTGATGCTGGGGTTGGGCGAAGAGCGCGGCGAATTGCTCGAAGCGTTAGCAGACCTCCGCGAATACGACGTCGACTTTTTAACATTGGGTCAATATTTACAACCAGGCGACAAGTACTTGCCAGTCGTCCGCTACATCTCACCCGAAGAGTTTGAAGAAATTGGTGAGATCGCCCGCAGCATGGGTTTCAAGAAAGTGGCCTCGGGCCCCTTCGTCCGCAGTAGCTACCATGCGCGAGACATGGCCGAGAGCGTTTGA
- a CDS encoding heavy metal translocating P-type ATPase, whose product MPTQSRSQLLIAVLAVMAIIVHLVLRFSSIPSQHWVDAPLYAALVLGGIPLVVDLLNKLARGEFGSDLLAGISIVTAAFLGEYLAGTLVVLMLSGGEALEGFAVQSASSVLQALSKRMPSVAHRKTDSHVEDVLLDELQIGDVVVVFPHEVCPIDGTVVDGHGVMDESYLTGEPYRMSKTPGAAVISGSVNGESALTIKAEKLAIDSRYAQIMGVMQSSQQQRPRIRRLGDQLGAFYTPIAVGIAAAAWMFSGDPVRFLAVLVVATPCPLLIAIPVAIIGSISLAAKRAIVIRDPSVLEKLDKCRTVIFDKTGTLTYGQPKLTQISVAKGQDENHVLLLVASVERYSKHPLSEAIVRAGKEQKVATLETSEISERPGQGLRGIVAGKSIRITNRKSLLAELPSAADQLPPPSEGLECVVLIDGEYAATYGFRDAPRREGASFVRHLGPRHRVNRVMLLSGDRESEVRYLADQVGVSEIYAEKSPEEKVEIVRRETAAADTLFVGDGINDAPALMVATVGIAFGQNSDVTTEAAGAVVLDSSLQKVDELMHISRRMRAIALQSAVGGMAISVIAMFIAAAGYLPPVAGAITQEVIDVFAVVNALRVALPPKSLSDYEELESRL is encoded by the coding sequence ATGCCGACTCAAAGTCGATCGCAATTACTTATCGCCGTTTTAGCGGTGATGGCGATTATCGTTCATTTGGTTCTTCGCTTTTCAAGTATTCCATCACAACATTGGGTCGATGCACCACTCTATGCGGCATTGGTTCTTGGCGGCATCCCGCTAGTGGTCGATCTGCTGAACAAGCTGGCTCGTGGCGAGTTTGGCTCCGACTTGCTGGCGGGAATTTCCATCGTTACAGCGGCGTTTCTTGGCGAGTACTTAGCTGGCACGTTGGTGGTGCTAATGCTTTCCGGTGGCGAAGCACTCGAAGGCTTTGCTGTCCAAAGCGCCTCGTCGGTACTACAAGCTTTGTCGAAACGGATGCCGTCGGTTGCTCATCGAAAGACCGATTCCCACGTGGAAGATGTCCTCTTGGATGAACTGCAAATTGGGGACGTTGTGGTCGTCTTCCCGCATGAAGTCTGTCCAATCGACGGAACGGTTGTCGATGGTCATGGGGTGATGGATGAATCGTACCTGACGGGCGAACCTTATCGGATGTCCAAGACACCGGGTGCCGCCGTGATTTCGGGATCGGTCAATGGTGAATCCGCGTTGACGATCAAGGCGGAGAAATTGGCGATCGATTCGCGTTACGCTCAAATCATGGGCGTGATGCAGTCGTCACAGCAGCAGCGTCCGCGCATCCGTCGCCTTGGTGACCAGCTCGGTGCCTTTTACACACCCATTGCGGTTGGCATTGCTGCCGCTGCTTGGATGTTTAGTGGTGATCCGGTTCGTTTCTTGGCGGTACTTGTCGTCGCCACCCCGTGCCCTTTATTGATCGCGATTCCAGTAGCGATTATCGGATCGATTTCGTTGGCGGCCAAACGTGCCATTGTGATTCGCGATCCGTCGGTTTTGGAGAAACTTGATAAGTGCCGTACGGTGATCTTTGACAAGACAGGAACGCTGACTTATGGTCAACCCAAGTTGACCCAAATCTCGGTCGCAAAGGGACAGGATGAAAATCATGTGTTGCTGCTGGTTGCAAGTGTCGAACGCTACTCCAAGCATCCGCTTAGTGAGGCGATCGTTCGTGCCGGCAAGGAGCAAAAAGTCGCGACGCTAGAGACATCCGAAATCAGTGAGCGACCGGGGCAAGGCTTGAGAGGCATCGTCGCGGGCAAATCGATACGAATCACGAACCGTAAATCGCTACTCGCCGAACTTCCGTCCGCCGCTGACCAATTACCTCCTCCGAGCGAGGGACTCGAGTGCGTTGTTTTGATCGACGGCGAATATGCAGCGACGTACGGTTTCCGAGACGCACCCCGGAGGGAAGGTGCGTCCTTCGTCCGGCATCTGGGTCCCCGCCATCGAGTGAATCGCGTTATGTTACTTTCCGGGGACCGCGAATCGGAAGTCCGCTACCTGGCCGATCAAGTTGGCGTTAGCGAGATCTATGCCGAGAAAAGCCCCGAAGAAAAGGTGGAGATTGTGCGTCGAGAGACCGCAGCAGCGGATACGCTGTTCGTCGGTGATGGAATCAATGACGCGCCCGCGTTAATGGTTGCGACCGTCGGCATCGCATTCGGGCAAAACAGCGACGTGACGACCGAAGCCGCCGGTGCGGTCGTACTCGATTCCTCGTTACAAAAAGTCGATGAGCTAATGCACATCAGCCGGCGGATGCGGGCGATCGCATTACAAAGCGCCGTGGGAGGGATGGCGATCAGTGTGATTGCAATGTTCATCGCTGCCGCAGGCTACCTGCCGCCAGTCGCCGGTGCGATCACGCAAGAGGTGATCGATGTGTTCGCCGTCGTCAACGCATTACGAGTCGCGCTACCGCCAAAGTCATTGTCGGATTACGAAGAGTTGGAGTCCAGGCTTTAG
- a CDS encoding sulfatase/phosphatase domain-containing protein: protein MKSSIFSIGILLVCLCSGGADAVAKQPNILFIFSDDHAPQAIGAYGSKINQTPNLDRIAKEGAVFRHSFCANSICGPSRACILTGKHSYLNGFLRNSDRFDGSQTTFPKLLQQVGYQTAIIGKWHLTTDPVGFDHWEILPGQGSYYNPDFIQMDRTRKAYPGYVTDIITDRALQWLKEQRDPDKPFVLMCQHKAPHRNWSPPSRYFSLYKGVDIPEPDTLFDDYSGRSELLKQNEMTLKDHFFWGWDAKQKGENPFPKYFASGLANGEYRRMNSEQKAQWDAAYEPENQAFIERMKAGELSDKDVLRWKYQRYIKDYLRCIQAVDDSVGSVLDYLDESKLADDTIVIYSSDQGFYLGEHGWYDKRWMFEESLKMPFLIRWPGVVEPGIESTAMIQNIDYAPTFLEVAGAPVPEEIQGRSLVPILKNKGKATDDWRDAIYYAYYENGASHNVPIHDGIRTERYKLMFFPRNREWNLFDLKKDPKELKSVHQDLAYSETFSGLKRQYHKIHQLYQVNTAAIPASRLDVPHWRARDAAITQKARKGNFDLAFIGDSITQGWEGAGDAIWKEFYADRHAINLGISGDRTEHVIWRLQHGNLGKMQPKVAVVMIGTNNTGHLQQDPTEVAAGVKRILDLLRESRPDTKVLLLGIFPRGKNPSDVLRKNNNEINNEIKRYADGKHIHYMDIGSIFLEADGTISDEVMPDYLHLSKEGYARWAKAIEPKLQALGVEPSVHAASPQ, encoded by the coding sequence ATGAAATCATCCATTTTCTCTATCGGCATTCTGCTTGTTTGTCTCTGCAGCGGTGGCGCCGACGCGGTTGCCAAGCAGCCGAACATCTTGTTCATCTTTTCCGATGACCATGCACCCCAAGCGATCGGTGCGTATGGATCGAAGATCAACCAGACGCCGAACTTGGATCGAATCGCGAAGGAAGGAGCGGTATTCCGTCACTCGTTTTGTGCGAACTCGATTTGCGGGCCTTCGCGAGCGTGCATTTTGACAGGCAAACACAGTTATCTCAACGGATTTCTTCGCAACAGCGACCGCTTCGATGGTTCGCAAACGACGTTTCCGAAACTGTTACAACAGGTTGGTTACCAAACCGCGATCATTGGAAAATGGCATCTCACTACAGACCCGGTCGGTTTTGACCATTGGGAAATTTTGCCTGGCCAAGGCAGCTACTACAATCCAGATTTCATCCAAATGGATCGAACTCGCAAGGCTTACCCCGGTTATGTAACTGACATCATCACCGATCGGGCATTGCAGTGGCTAAAGGAGCAGCGGGATCCCGACAAGCCGTTTGTGTTAATGTGTCAGCACAAAGCACCGCATCGTAATTGGTCACCCCCATCGCGATACTTCTCGTTGTACAAAGGTGTCGACATTCCCGAACCCGACACACTGTTCGATGACTATTCTGGGCGGAGCGAGCTGCTAAAACAAAACGAAATGACACTGAAAGACCATTTCTTTTGGGGTTGGGATGCAAAACAAAAAGGGGAGAATCCATTCCCCAAGTATTTTGCATCTGGGCTCGCAAACGGTGAGTACCGGCGAATGAACAGCGAACAAAAAGCTCAGTGGGATGCCGCCTACGAACCGGAAAACCAAGCATTCATTGAGCGAATGAAGGCTGGCGAATTGAGCGACAAAGATGTCTTGCGATGGAAGTACCAGCGATACATCAAAGACTATTTGCGATGCATTCAAGCCGTTGACGATAGCGTTGGTAGTGTGCTTGACTATTTGGATGAATCGAAGTTAGCAGATGATACGATCGTCATCTATAGCTCCGATCAAGGATTCTATCTTGGCGAACACGGCTGGTACGACAAACGTTGGATGTTCGAAGAATCACTCAAAATGCCGTTCCTCATTCGTTGGCCAGGTGTCGTCGAGCCAGGCATCGAGTCGACGGCAATGATACAAAATATTGATTATGCACCAACGTTCTTGGAGGTCGCCGGTGCGCCGGTGCCGGAAGAGATTCAAGGGCGTAGCTTGGTTCCGATTCTGAAAAATAAAGGGAAGGCGACCGACGATTGGCGTGATGCGATCTACTATGCCTATTATGAAAACGGTGCCTCGCACAATGTTCCGATTCATGATGGAATTCGTACCGAGCGTTATAAGTTGATGTTCTTTCCCCGAAATCGGGAATGGAACTTATTTGATCTGAAGAAGGATCCAAAGGAACTCAAGAGCGTTCATCAAGACCTTGCCTACTCTGAAACTTTTTCTGGTCTGAAGAGGCAGTACCACAAAATTCATCAGTTGTATCAAGTAAATACGGCCGCGATCCCTGCGTCGCGGTTGGATGTGCCCCATTGGCGTGCACGTGATGCTGCGATCACCCAAAAGGCTCGAAAGGGCAACTTCGATTTGGCATTCATCGGCGATTCGATCACGCAAGGTTGGGAAGGAGCCGGCGACGCCATCTGGAAAGAATTCTATGCGGATCGCCATGCGATCAACTTGGGGATTAGCGGCGACCGAACGGAACATGTGATTTGGCGTTTACAGCACGGCAATCTTGGCAAGATGCAACCCAAAGTTGCTGTCGTTATGATTGGAACCAATAACACGGGACATTTGCAGCAGGACCCGACCGAGGTTGCCGCAGGTGTCAAGCGAATCCTCGATCTATTGAGAGAGAGCCGACCTGATACCAAAGTACTTCTGCTCGGCATTTTCCCGCGAGGAAAAAATCCGTCGGACGTTTTGCGAAAGAATAACAATGAAATTAACAACGAAATAAAACGCTATGCCGATGGCAAACACATCCACTATATGGACATCGGCTCCATTTTCCTCGAAGCCGACGGAACGATCAGCGACGAAGTGATGCCCGACTACTTGCATCTTAGTAAAGAGGGTTACGCACGATGGGCGAAGGCAATCGAGCCGAAGCTACAGGCGTTGGGAGTCGAGCCTTCTGTCCACGCGGCGTCACCGCAATAA
- a CDS encoding sensor histidine kinase, producing MSPQSAPSPHDPVQADAQAEIQYLRAELRKMQSLATLGELMGTATHEFNNVLMTILNYAKLGIRNRDDASRDKALDKILSATERAAKITGTILAQARNRSESLEPTDLRSIITDSLVLLERELRKYRITVETDFANQTPAAIASGNQIQRVVLNLLINSRQAMPEGGTILIKLSESKDKEWVELSVRDSGAGIPKDKLPHIFDAFYTTKSGPDDSGKGGTGLGLAACKEIIDAHHGRIRVESTVGRGTAFVIRLPIAKEQQAAA from the coding sequence ATGTCACCGCAATCAGCTCCATCGCCCCACGATCCTGTCCAAGCCGATGCCCAAGCCGAAATTCAGTACTTACGTGCTGAACTTCGAAAAATGCAGTCGTTGGCCACTTTAGGGGAGCTGATGGGGACCGCCACTCACGAGTTCAACAATGTCTTGATGACGATTTTGAACTACGCCAAATTGGGAATTCGCAACCGAGATGATGCCAGCCGTGATAAGGCGCTCGACAAAATTCTGTCGGCAACCGAGCGAGCGGCAAAAATCACAGGCACCATTCTGGCTCAAGCTCGCAATCGTAGTGAATCGCTTGAGCCCACCGATCTCCGATCGATCATCACGGATTCGCTGGTTCTCTTAGAACGCGAACTACGTAAGTATCGAATCACGGTGGAAACCGACTTTGCCAATCAAACCCCCGCCGCGATCGCCAGCGGGAATCAAATTCAACGGGTGGTTCTGAACCTCTTGATCAATTCGCGACAAGCGATGCCTGAGGGTGGAACGATTCTTATCAAGCTGAGCGAATCGAAGGACAAGGAATGGGTCGAGCTAAGTGTTCGCGACAGCGGCGCGGGGATCCCGAAAGACAAATTGCCACACATTTTCGACGCGTTCTACACGACCAAAAGTGGACCGGATGATTCAGGCAAAGGCGGCACGGGATTGGGATTGGCTGCGTGCAAAGAGATCATCGATGCTCACCACGGCCGCATTCGAGTGGAGAGCACCGTCGGACGAGGAACCGCATTCGTTATTCGCCTGCCGATCGCCAAAGAGCAACAAGCCGCCGCGTAG